GACTTCAGGATGCCGtgtgtttaaggtgtgtgtttgtaaccGCATATGATGCCTAGCACGCAGAAGAAGGTGTTGTTCTCTCTGGCTGGTACGCTGAGTTTCGCTTGTGCGCTGATCGTAGCTGCGGCTATGGGAGGAAGGAACTGGGTGAAGGCGACTGTGCTGTGCAAAACAGGTGCTCAGCTGGTTAATGCGACTGGATCTGAGCTGGACAAATTCATCGGACAATTAAACTACGGCCTCTTTCACGGACAGAGACTGAAACAGTGTGGACTTGGGGGAAGACCGTTCTCCTTCTCTTGTGAGTAACCTAAAGAGCTGGGTCAACTCGCAGGTTTGCGTGAAATGAGACCTACTGTAGACTGCAATGCACTTGTGATAACGAAATTAAAAGTAGCATATGCGATATGGAAATTTTAGTCTCGCTCTTCTTCTTAGAAATGTATATCTATGTTTTTTAGTCAAGTCTCCCGGATTTTTTGTTTCAGCACGTGGGTCGGTTAAAATGGCTTGAGACGTGATTTACAATAGTATTTAATACGATCGTAGTGTGTCTGTCAAGTTACTAATAAATCATGCAAGTGACATGATGTCTCAATGTGATCTAATTTGTTAAATGCTAAATGAACAGCCGCCTGACAGGTTTAGAAGTCATTAAGCtgttacacatgcacacacgcctCCGTGTTCAGTATTGGTAGGTCTGCATTACAAAAGcccaaaatagaaataaaaagtatttaagaaaatatataatttatactgtTTTAAATCCTTCAACTATTAAAGACTaacataatttattcattcattctcaaTAACTGCTTAATATTTTTTCTGGAGCCTATCCTGGGAAGACTGGGACTTAAGTGGGAATACAGCCTAAATAGATGTCAGTCCTTAGTAACACAAACATATTGAGAACCCAAAGTAACAGAGAATattttacacaatacacaattaaaaaaaattatcaagaAATTGGATCATACTGACTGCCAAATCTATAGAGTATAGAGAGGGATGTCCCATGGCAATGTAGCAGCACAGAATTTCCctttcaaatgtattatttataaatccatttcatttttatatccaTTGGTTTTTCACCAATTTTGCTCTCAACTGTGCCACTGTCATTAGGTGTTATTAGGCGTAACAGAATTTCTTTCCACTAATGAGATTCTAAACAAGCCTTTGGCTTATTGATTTAACTCTAGTGATCAGGGCATGCTTTAGAATTAAAGTATTTTGAATGGGAAATTGACAGTAATGTAattagtaaatatattttataaaatttaataaaacacaatatttcTCACGTTCACGCgtatattttcatgttttaatttTCATCAATTCAAATGAATTTATTCTGATTGCAGATTCCAAAAGGACTGTTTATATGTATAGATTTAAATATTCTTTCATatgtgcattaaataaattctgaacaaaatgtctgagCAAAAGCAGTGTTTGTCATAAAATGTAAGacgttaataaaaaattttaaccgattgataaaatatatatatagaaataagaCAGAAGCAATTACATGGTTAATTTCTTCCTATTTACCGGATTATTACAGATCTACACCATCCTTTTCAATCGGATTACAATGTCATTTAGGCTTACATGTATGCTTTTTAATCAGAATGCGCAATCAATCAATCCAATTACTAAGGATTTTTCAGCTGCATGTAAACATACCTATTGTTTCCCAAGAATAATAGCCTAGACCTACAATATATCATTCATATGTTTCTATCATTTCCTCTGGAATAAttgttcatataaaaaaaaaacaatattcaaaAGACATGATGTACAATATTATTTCAtgaattaacatttattaaatctccTAAAACCACTGTCTTTTTTAACATCATTGCAAGAACTGTTATCAGGTAAAGAGAAGTgttatgttaaatgttttttatattatacaaattttatttatattgttctttCTCTAGTTTTTCCTGACCTGGTGGATGATCCCAGCTAGCCTGCATGTGAGCGTCATCATCTTCTGTGCTGTGCTCATCCTCTTCTCATCTGTGTGCGCTGCCTTCTTCATGTACAATGCTTTTGGAAATCCATATGAGACACTACATGGACCTTTAGGCCTTTACCTGTGGAATCTGATCAGCTGTGAgcctgcacaaacacacacaca
The DNA window shown above is from Silurus meridionalis isolate SWU-2019-XX chromosome 12, ASM1480568v1, whole genome shotgun sequence and carries:
- the clrn1 gene encoding LOW QUALITY PROTEIN: clarin-1 (The sequence of the model RefSeq protein was modified relative to this genomic sequence to represent the inferred CDS: inserted 2 bases in 1 codon), producing the protein MMPSTQKKVLFSLAGTLSFACALIVAAAMGGRNWVKATVLCKTGAQLVNATGSELDKFIGQLNYGLFHGQRLKQCGLGGRPFSFSFFPDLVXMIPASLHVSVIIFCAVLILFSSVCAAFFMYNAFGNPYETLHGPLGLYLWNLISCVCSCLILILYASEVKLHHLSEKIANYKEGTFVYKTQSEVFDRTFWLIFLVFLVHGINILLIRLAGIQFPFQEAKESDASTGAADLMY